TGGAATCAGCAACCGCTTGAAATTGGGTGCGACAAAGTCACAGTTTATGTGACTAAAGGGTAGCATGAAGTGTGAGAGAGCAAGGAATTATGGCTGTCCTTAGATTTTGATCTGCGTCTCCTAGCATTTTCCGTAGGCTGTAAATTGCTGGCATGGATTTTGTGTTGCATTTAGACTAATGATTCTGGATGCAtgtaattttcttatttttcccTCTTTTTCTTTCAGGACATTTACATTTGAAAGGGAATGAAGAAAAAATGTCAAAATCCCTGAGAAACTATGTGACAGTTAAGGtagtttgtttttctgttttttttgatACGCCAGACTGGCAAAGTCATGTTGCAAGTTAATTGCAATTATTTGTCATTTAGTCATGCTGTAAAAGGCatgtatattgatatatttagGTTTTTTCTGATGTGCTTACTTCCTCCCCACCTGTTGCTTTCTTGCACACACACCACTGCTGCCGAAACTTGCTCACTTACCTTCTCCCCCCCTGGTCTCTACCTCACTGCTCACTCCCTCATTGAGTTAGGGGACAGAGTGTAACTGAACGCAGGAAGAGCCTAGTACATACACCAGAATCAGCAACATATTAACAGGCACTGTGTTTAACATGCACTAGCATTCTGTTATCCCCTCAGTGTAGTTGAATAACACCTGCTGAGAACTTTGTGCTATGGCTCACACTGGGGGAACCTCTAATTAACTAGCTGCCCTCAACCCTGGGGTAAGCCTATCTGGAAATTATACACTGcagtgtaaaaatacaaataagtgatctattatgcagaatgcttgggacctggggttttctggataagggaactttctgtaatttaaatcaccGTTccctaaaggagacatattgtgtaaaaaaaactagGATGTGCTAGTGCATTATACtcgtttatatataataatatagaaataatgtgttttaaaaagtagtgtctctagttgatttattgaaaatttcagcTCATCTGTTCTGTTCcttctgcctcctttcccagcCTGTACAGGGAATCCAGCAGCATTGTCTGATAGGAACAAATCAGCATCTATGATGATCTGATTGGAAACTGAagcttgtctttgcttgtgtaactgcagggctgtgattggctatccgtTTTacctctgtgattggctatccctctcccTCTGTTATTAGCTATTCTCCTGCTGTGTTTCTGGCAAGGACTTTTAGAAGAAAACATCCCTTATTTCAAACACAGAAAGTGATTGTAACAGGGCAATGGGAAGCTCcactaaaggggccatttttaaagttaGTGATCGTTTTTAagccagagtgaaaccagcaccatatagtattcTCATTGCCTACAAGTTGGGGGGATTTCAGTTATTCGATATGatgaaaatcatttaaccatgaaataaacccaataggatttttttgcctccaatatggattcatgcagcttagttaccatccagTACAAGgaacagttttatttttgcaaagaaaaaggaaatcattttttaaaaaaaaaaatttgatttacttgattaaaatggagtcaatgggagattgccttcctgtaattcagagctttccagataattgatcccatacctgttttactTGGGAATTTACAGTTAGATCAAAGCTGTGCTTAAATACAAAAGTTGAATTATTCATAGTGCAAAGATTTTCAGCCAGCAGCTCATCTCCAGCATTACCTGACATCTGGTGGAAGTAGAATCCTAGTTTCGGTTATTCAAATAGACATTCTGCTGACAATTCCTAATGGAAAAATTTTCTGGCAGAGTAATAACAGGCTGCCACATCTGAGAGCAGATTCATTCAAATTTGTTTAAATGAattcaaatgtgttttttctgtcTAGAATATTTTATACCCCTGTGTTTTATTGAACAATTACAGCACAGTCAAACCTAAACCTTACTTATACAGTCTAGAGATTTTCTTTCCATTGCactctttttttgcattttttctcatCCTGTGGAATGCTTTTGCCAGCATTTAATGAGGTTTTATGTATTCTAGGGAGAATTGTGTTACATTTATAATATGGCACTTTTTTACTAATGCCAATGTATGGGTAGCCCAGCTGTGAGCATTTATGTTTTTCCACCCAGCAGCTTAAATTTATACGTGACTGTCTCAGAACATGTttgttttcttgatttttaaaggcaatatatatatatttatgtcctGACTAGAACAATTTTCGGGAACAGTATcacaatataattttaaaattaccTATAGTCACAGGAGTGATAGAACTGAGCAGATAGGCTCCAGGAGACAGTTTTTGCATCAGTAACTCAAACTGTAACTCAATCTGTCCAGTGTCCACTCTGAAAAAAACACAGGGGTCATAACTGTTACACATTTATAATATTAACAGCATTAATGTAAAAGCTGGTAATATCATGAcatctaaaaaatattttcaattattATTGAATTCATTCATTCAATTGCACAAGTGCTCAGAAGAGTATGGgtacatgtcccctttaagggcTATATGAGCCCCTTGAGTGTCTATAATAAGCACAAAACACAGCATGTTACCATTGCAATAGTTGCAATATTTCCCTGATTATAATGGAAAAGTCCTTCTAACCAATtttaattgtattaaaaaaaaaagtgttaaatgtaaaaaagaaaaaaaagtataaatcttTGTAAAGGTTTTaacttttataatgggtattttAAATTATTAGCTTAATGTCTAGTTTACAAACAGCCACAACCTTCTCCACTACTATTTGTGCAGTCTCCAATCTTTTTTGTTGTGGTGGGGTACACATCCCCAGAGGCCTCTGTGACCAGCCATGTTTTATGGTTAATATCATTCCCCagatagggttgtcacctggccACAATTTGACCAACCTAGTTGGTATAATCACCAGCTAAGGCCGGCAccagtattacagatttaccagcaatgtacatTCCGTCACCCTCTTTGCTGccgatcaccctttataactatgggcccaCCTCTGTTCAGCCTATAACTCCCTCAGTCTGTCCATTTACCAACCCCATCCACCTTTTCCTCACGTCTTACGTCATAGCCCCGCCTCAAATGATGTGACACACCCCCAcaacccaaaggctggtattagttacagaaaaaggtggcaaccctacccccagAGATTAGCTGCTACTTGTATTTggctttttatagttttataaacaatataatataatatactagtTTTATATGGTACACTGGCCCAGGAATCAATACAAATATTATTTGAATATGTAGTAATGCTTAAACTAATCtcctagggggaaaaaaaagaagtgtgtTTGTTCATTGTGTGAACTGAGGTTATAGGAGGCGCCATCATGTTAGAAGGCTCACCGGTGCTCCATTTTGTGTGTTGCCTAGGATATATCTGTGACACTTAACCATGAAATTGAAATTACAGTCACAGGAAATGAATGCAGTTCTAGTCCCTTGCTTGGGACAGCCAGTAAGCAGATTGGGGCTAGGTtggtattatttatattttcatcaCATACCACACCCTTGCCTATAGTAAGGTCAATTTCTactgttaaaggaaaaataacactaacattttttaagtaaaaaatctattctaccctgctccaataattgccttatccttcccagcgtttattattttaaatgctttcttAGAAAATTTTATCTTGTAAAAACCTTGCATTCGGTCATTTTTAAATACGGcaatccagaagatgcagaatccactatgcgacgatcgacatctcctcctagcccgactccttcctatacagaaagaaggctaggattaatcaatcgatcgtcgcatagtggattctggaTCGACGGATCGAAATGCAAcgtttttacaaggtattttctaataaagcatttaaaataataaatgctgggaaggatagggcaattattggagcagagTAGAagagattttttacttaaaaaaatttagtgttacttttcctttaatgtcccCTCTTGTCTGGCAAGATAATTAATGCTATGCAAATAAGTGAGGAAGGGGAGGGGCATGCACAATAGCATTTAACTTACTCTGCATCTGCCTAACGGTCCCCATCTGCCCCAGTTTTCCTGGGTCATGCCCTGTTTTAAGACCCTGGGAAATGTCCCTCACTGATTAGTTACATCCTTAAAGTACCCCTGTACCAGCTTAGTAAATCACATGCAAGGCCATTGAAAGGTATGTGTATCACTTATGTggctgcaaccaatcagcatcttCAATACAAACACTGCTTCTTCCTTAGATTTGTTATAGAAGGAAGGCTGAAAGGCAGGCTGTgatatattatacaaaaaaagcaaataactTGCCCCTTGTAATGCAGCGTGTTCTCATTTCAGGAGTTTTTAAAGTCCTTTTCCCCTGACCAGTTTAGAATGTTTTGTCTGCGCTCAAAATATAAATCAGGTATGAAATTTGTAATTTCACTTAGTCATTTATCTTTATGTTCCATATATAATGCAATAATCttttatatacataaattatatatatttatatactatattattttaGCTGTGGAATACAGCAACGGGTCCATGCATGATGCAGTAAATACCCTACACACCATCTCTTCGTTTGTCGATGATGCAAAAGCCTATATGAAAGGTCAGCTGATTTGCCAACCAGTGCAGGAGGCTTTACTCTGGCAAAGGTAACCTCACATTATTGTTACCAGCACCCATCAAAAACCTCTAACATTAGGTGATGCCATTTCTCATAGGGTCCTATTTCAACAAGCATGTTTTTTCTGTGCAATAAGAGAAATAAGAAGAGAGTACTTACAAAATTTGCTTAAATCCATGTTTATGGCAAAACAGTTATactgtttttttcatgtttaaccctttaactggcAACTATGCAAATCACACGTTactaagcaaagtgcaattgccaAAGAGCACCAAAGAACCTGATGTGCTCGGATGTATCTATAAagctaaaatgtaattatagtaCTCGGACATCTAGATGTGTGCTATGGAATACAGGCACAGCAGAGTATGTAAAGATAGATAAAAAATGATGTatacaaatgtattaaataaatgtgcttcatggaaatataaaaaaatggagaTGACCCATATGAATAGATGTACTATCTCCTACTGCTAAAATTTCCTCTCGCTGTTTGTCCAAGGCTGAATGAAACAAAAGTAAATGTTAAGGCTGCGTTTTCAGATGACTTTGACACCCCACGAGCAGTTGATGCAGTTATGGACCTCATTCACCATGGCAACAGACAGCTTAAGGCTGTTTCCAAGGTAACCGATCAGGATATAATCTAAAGATGGCAGCTGTCCACTCTGCAGCAGTCTAAGAAATGCCCCATAGATTATTATTTTAGTGGTAATGAGCCAAGACTAAACttgtccttaaaggggttgtttaccttcaatgtccaaatcttattaaaccacctaCAATGCTCTCAGCTTGTCAGAAAATCCATTTaccataaaaaaagtaaaaaggctactgtaaaagctactttttatacctgtttttttctgtcgctgagaacttcctatatgcttacattatAATATCCAATTCTCTGAGAAAGTGTGCTGACACGAAACGCTTTAGACCTCGAGCTGTGATACATAGTTGTGCCAATAAAGATTGAAAATTTGAACTGTTCCGGCTTCTATACTACTTGGAGTGCACTGATGAAGTGTGAATTTCTTGCTACACAAGCAGCCTAAATTGGCTCTTCTCAGATACAGGGATATTGGGATGGTACAAGGGCAACAATTCAGTATTTtctggcacttaaaggagaagtaaggcTTAACAAAGTAGTAGGGCAGAagtgttgcacattatgttttgggcttttgtaccagcccaaggcaaccacagccctttagcaggtaaGATCTGTTCCTCCAATGATTCCCCCAGtacctccccatcttcttttctgctgattcactgcacatgctctgtgctgttgtcacttactgggcttagggactgactcacaatatactgtatatattagggatgcaccaaatccattatttcaGGATCCGACTGAACCCCCAaatctttgtgaaagatttggccgaatactgaacaaGGTAGTGTTAAAGAGAACCAATGCGCTTTGCACATGGTGAAAACTTTTCAATtgccatgtttatgtgacaaaaagtcacatgattttaaagattaggatttggttttggccagaggcatggatttagccaaaccctgctgaaaaagcctGAATCCTGAACATCcctagtatatatgtatgtatgtatatgtgtgtgtgtgtgtgtgtgtgtatatatatatatatatatatatatatatatatatataatataaatgacacaatataacaatataagaCTGATTGTGATTAATTCAGAttaacattacatggcagctcagaaaccagtgtaatttacattcggccctgtagcatcagcttttaagTAAGGATAACCTAATTTTCTTTGATTGAATTTGCAATGCcccctaagctttgcttctcaacaactgcccggagcacactaagcatgtgagTATCACTGGCACTCCTAAcaatccaagatggtgactccCACTGCTCAATTTAGAAGGTGTAAATCATTATTGCAATAGAGATTCTGAGACTTTAAGCTTGTGTAGTAACTTCAGCATTTCTGTATTGAATGTCTGTGAGGTCATGTAGGCTTTCTATCTGTTGTAGGAGTCAAACTCTCCCAGGAGCTCTGTAGTTTATGGTGCCATGATCTCTTACATTGAACAATTTCTGGAGATATTGGGAATTTCCTTGAGCCAAAACCAGGTACTTTTTTGCTATgatattatacttttttttttttactatattttatGCTAGTGCTTGGTTAAACTGTCTTTTAAAAGTCTATTTCTATGCACTTATAATTCATGGAGTATGTTTGCTACAGCAATGAAATCtttatgaaaagaaatgtttCTTTAATAGAAGTGCACATCCAGTGAAAGCTCAAGTAATACATAGGCATAAGAGTGCTTGTTATTTGAAGTagacaataataaaaacaaagactGCAGGGTATGGATAatttttctaagttttaaaataaaattgctgCTAAGCGGCTAGAAGGACCATTTCTTCAAATTATTATGCATGAAGGCAGCTCATATAAAGACCCTTTCTGATAACTCATTTGCTACATTGAAGCTCTCTATAGCTCTTGACTTATGTGTTGTGGTGTTTTAGGTCGCTGCAGAAGATAGACACTCGGCTGTTCTCTTTAATGTAGTAGAAGAAATGATCAGTTTTAGAAGTAAGGTGCGGAATTACGCCCTGGCTGCAGATGAATCACCAAATGCAATAGGACAAGAGGAAAAACAGCAATACAAGGAGAGGAGAAGGCAGTTGTTACTGGAAAGGGAACCACTCCTACAGGCTTGTGACATAATGCGCCAACATCTGGCTGTATATGGCATAAATGTAAAGGTAAgccccaaaaaaaacccattgaaaCAGCTATTCTAGCTACTGCAGTATTTGTTAGTTATGCACAGTAATCATTCACTGCCTGTTGCATAATGTTGCCACTTTCCATATGAACTTGTGCAACTGTTTGCAATAGCCCTTAATGTATCACTAATGACAGCAGCATATACCCTCTGGTATAAATGCTTATGGTATGTAAGACTTACTACTTGCATAGTGACAATAGAGATTCTTTGGATGCTACTTGCCAGGGATTTTCTCCTTATGAATGTTTCCTCCCATTTCAAAAAGCTGACAGCCAAGTGAATTGTTTCCTAAACTTGACCAGTGTCATAGGGTTCCCAAAATTTTAAGGATAGCTTCATCAAAATTCAAAGATAAACATCTGAGAAGCAGCTAAAATTACTTTGTGAACACACACTACTAGTACAATACTATATAAAACCCAAAAATGTGTCTTAGCActtaagggccatggcccacaaggagattagtcgcgcacGGTAGCCAAAATTAACCATGGACAACTAATACCCctgtgggccatggccctaaATTATACTGCTCATTACTACAGCCTCCCAAGTGCATGAGATATGTTGACGGAGCCCTCTATTGTCTGGAGGTTAAATTTTCTCTGGAAATACAATAGTATCATTTACCCTAAATCTGCTGAAAGTCACAATGTATGAAGGGGTTAAAATTTCTCTAGAGGCAGTATTGTACAGTACATCTAGCAAAGCAGGTACGTGGGTGCACATAGGCTATGTGCCTCGAACTGTGGGGACTATTACATTTCCATTTTCCAGTTTGTAACTGATGGTAACCATGCTGCATAAATTtacattggtggcaaaaaaattctgttggtttttttttaagtagactgaAGGTGTGCAGATTCAAActacagaaaactccaggtcccaaacatcctggataatagatcccataaatgtatatattaatggTCATTTTATCTTTCAATTTATGTGATTACTGGAGggcattttatatactgtaacacCAACTGCATTCTCCCCCTCTATATGCCACCATGATGTTAGAATTACTGGTGTATAGAACATTTAATGCAGCACAATGTCTTACACACTTCATTGGTATTAAAATTGATATTGTAATATTACAGGATCGTGGAAATACATCAACATGGGAACTACTTGACCGCAAAGAAGAAACCTAGTTTATTCATtcatgtacatttattttatagatgtaaaaatattaagtgtatatatttattaaaataagttAAGGAAATGTTAATGTCTGCTGCATGTTTACTTCAAACAGTGGATATTAATAGCATGTTTATAAGCAAAATCAGTTGTCTGAATTACTAACAGATGAAAGCACAACCCGCGTGCCTTTTAAACTTGCTTTAGATAAAGGCCTTGCTTTCAATGGCAAGAAAAGATGAATCAGGTGTTACAAACTTGTGCGATTTTAGATCTATAGTGGTGGTTTGGCCATTGAGGGGTTCTCAGGGTGCATCACCTAGGTCTTTCAGAAAGGTATTGGAAACTTTGGCTATTATACCTGCCTGTCACTACCACTGTTATCCATGAGAAGCACTTACAGCTAACTAAGGACATATCAACCACAGAGATCACAGCACCTTGTGTTAGATCAGTTGTGTAACTTTGGGGGTCTCCCCTCACACCCTTTTCTCTAGTTACATcaatgtgtgccatagccctgagAGCAGTGGATGACCCAATCTGTGGTTAGGGCTGCTTAACTCATAACAGGGTTGCAGACAAAAGAATctatggggcgtatttattatgctgtgtaaaactaattcgctgaaaaaacggagtaaaaagctgtgtaaaataaatggaaaagatctgcgtctgaacaccggatattacgccgttattttccataagttctggtggaagaaaaacgagtaaaaaaattacgccaattttacacagcaaagcctggcgatgtgtggcgaattttctcgccgttttttacacagcataataaatatgcccctaagtgttcaccACAAATCTATGCTAATTGACCATGAGATTTCAGGGGCATGCTGAGAGCAAACAGACATTGCCTTATGACCTCCGTTTCCAGATGCTGGAATCTCGTGTATTTCAGTATTAGTACTCTGTTATTACATTAGTTGCGTGGTAACTCTGAGGCTAAAAATCAGCAACATTTAATCACTGAACTGTTTATCATGTAGCGGTAGAATAGAGGAAAATTCTGAAATAACTACAGACTAGAGAGCCAAATCATACAGTAAACAGTCAGAGCATCCCTGACTTGGCCACCTTGGTAGAAGCCTTAAAAGAAAGCAAGTGCTTTGCTAGATGAACCCTGTTTTATCCTACACAAAATACCTGTATTAAATCCAGACActtcatttttattgcattttgcagttttcttttctatacatttttttaaaaagtatatctACAATATTATGATTTCTtctctaaaaaggaaaaaaaaaaacaactccaaAAGCATGTTGGCCATGCTGCTACAGCACCTGGGAAGGTGCTTTATGTGCATCCTAGCGAGTTGTCAGCACCACAAGTCGTTCCCAAGAAGCTGCTTCAGTAGTATCAGGTTTCAAAGAGTTTGTTAAAAGCAGTCCCAACTTCTGAAATCATGTCACTTGTGGTCATTGAACGTCCATATTTTTGAAAAGCTTGGTGGTTGCATTGTCGTGTGAGTGAGCAGGCTCCAAAGGCTGCCACCAGAAAAGGATTTTGACTAAAGGAAGGAAttaaaaagggttaaaaaaaagtgtagtGAATTTGTCAGGTAATCAACCCTGTTTCATTTTTTACAGCAAAGGATAAGCAGAAGCCATCCCTTGCAAGAACCAAGGAAATAGGCACTGGCAAGGGTCAAGGAGGCTTTTGCAGACAAAAGCTTCTCTGTAtccacccgccccccccccccccccaaacaatagTTTGTTCCCCTTTCACTTTAATTTGTATTTCTTAGGAAGAACTGGATTTACATCAGCCTAGCTGGAAAGCACAGATAGTGCTTGTATAATTGTATCTGTATTGCAGGTAATGCGTGTATTTCAGAGCACACGTGATTGCTGTATATTCAGTGGATGCAGTAAAATCCAATCCAGCCAGTTACTTTGGATCAAAATCTAGTGCGTTAAGCAAACTCAGTCAGCATTGCAGACTTATGTAGATGCTGCAACCAGTTGCTACAGTTGTTGGGCACCGGTTCTAGTAAACAGCTGACTTTACTACTGTCTGTAGAGAAACAGTAACATTTTAGAGCAGGGTCTTATGCTTTTTTTGTTATCTGTGCCATCACCCTGCCTATGACATTTGCTACATCAGTGCCAATTAGATGACTTGAATTTAGCAGGCCAAAACTGTATTGCTGTGACCTTGCCAGATCTGTGCCACTTGCTGTGCTTTATAAGATATTTCTGCCTATCTCCTGTAAGGTGTACTGAAAAAGGGCTACAAATTCAAACCTTAGCAAAGCTCAGTTCATATGCAGCCAGTGAGCAAACAATGCAAACTTTTGCCTTGCGTGAATTTTACACCTATGAGAGTCAGAGAAAATCTAATGAGCCTTAGTTTTGTGCCTTTGAACCAATAGTTTCACATAAGCTGGCCCTATGTTCAAGCCATTCACTTACGCATTGATCTTCTCTGGTCCTGCCAGAAGTGCCCAGTGTACCAGTACTCCTAATGAGCCAGCCAATAGATCTCCCTGTCCTCCACAGCGGCGGCTGCTGCCCTCATGACTGCACACTAATACTAAAATGAAAAGAGAAGAGGGTATTTGGAGGCAAGAAATTATATAAAGGAAAAGCAGTACATGTTTTGGAGGCAGAATGAGAGAAGAGCAGAACAAACAAGGCTTATAGGGGGGGCAAtcatgaaaaacatttttagtaTATTACAAATGAGGTCATTTGTAAATATAAAGTAAGTTAAccattttgaaaatatttaataaatcctGTTGCCTTGCCGCAACAGTAATATCTTCTATGCATATGGGCCACATATTTCTTGGTAAGATTAGCACACAGGATCTAGCATGATAGGTCTGGAGACAAGTGCCCTGCTTACTGTATCAATCTGGCCATTGGGGTGCAGCCTTTACTAAATGCACAGAAGAAGTCTGCCCTGCTCTGTCCATTTCcagcaattttttatttaaaaataaacatttactgaATGATGAGCACACACCTTTGTCTCCATCTGAAATAAGGTCACGTTCTCCTTTCTGAATAATAGTTATATTCCCCATTGCTTGGCTGAGTCTTAAAACACTTCCATGTTGGTCACTGGTTTCCACAGGTTCTGAAAGCTAGGAAATTAGgtacagaaaaaaatatcctGCTAACTAGTATACCAAAT
This sequence is a window from Xenopus tropicalis strain Nigerian chromosome 2, UCB_Xtro_10.0, whole genome shotgun sequence. Protein-coding genes within it:
- the cars2 gene encoding probable cysteine--tRNA ligase, mitochondrial isoform X2, which gives rise to MVRHCFLWAVMPSLPRYPSVVRYSCGPTVYDHAHLGHACSYVRFDIIRRILLKVFGIDTVVVMVVTDIDDKIIKRAKELNISPVALARTYEQDFKQDMTALKVLPPTVYMRVTENIPQIISFIEHIIANGYAYATSQGNVYFDVQSIGERYGKFNDSFSDTASESASQDKRHIRDFALWKTSKPEEPYWASPWGKGRPGWHIECSTIASSVFGKHLDIHTGGIDLAFPHHENEIAQCEAYHQSTQWGNYFLHTGHLHLKGNEEKMSKSLRNYVTVKEFLKSFSPDQFRMFCLRSKYKSAVEYSNGSMHDAVNTLHTISSFVDDAKAYMKGQLICQPVQEALLWQRLNETKVNVKAAFSDDFDTPRAVDAVMDLIHHGNRQLKAVSKESNSPRSSVVYGAMISYIEQFLEILGISLSQNQVAAEDRHSAVLFNVVEEMISFRSKVRNYALAADESPNAIGQEEKQQYKERRRQLLLEREPLLQACDIMRQHLAVYGINVKDRGNTSTWELLDRKEET
- the cars2 gene encoding probable cysteine--tRNA ligase, mitochondrial isoform X3 — encoded protein: MRGAPVRGNERKRRSCRYSCGPTVYDHAHLGHACSYVRFDIIRRILLKVFGIDTVVVMVVTDIDDKIIKRAKELNISPVALARTYEQDFKQDMTALKVLPPTVYMRVTENIPQIISFIEHIIANGYAYATSQGNVYFDVQSIGERYGKFNDSFSDTASESASQDKRHIRDFALWKTSKPEEPYWASPWGKGRPGWHIECSTIASSVFGKHLDIHTGGIDLAFPHHENEIAQCEAYHQSTQWGNYFLHTGHLHLKGNEEKMSKSLRNYVTVKEFLKSFSPDQFRMFCLRSKYKSAVEYSNGSMHDAVNTLHTISSFVDDAKAYMKGQLICQPVQEALLWQRLNETKVNVKAAFSDDFDTPRAVDAVMDLIHHGNRQLKAVSKESNSPRSSVVYGAMISYIEQFLEILGISLSQNQVAAEDRHSAVLFNVVEEMISFRSKVRNYALAADESPNAIGQEEKQQYKERRRQLLLEREPLLQACDIMRQHLAVYGINVKDRGNTSTWELLDRKEET